In Oncorhynchus clarkii lewisi isolate Uvic-CL-2024 chromosome 24, UVic_Ocla_1.0, whole genome shotgun sequence, one DNA window encodes the following:
- the LOC139382483 gene encoding myeloid leukemia factor 1-like, whose amino-acid sequence MVTSLTPSAGGCNVHTPGRWSRFIAGDRKYIYFKLHFPRPTPVEMFNSLLREFDEDPFFSDPFQAHNTRVQQMMRSFSEPFGRDFMPSLTGGRERGHVSGGQLNTSMVPREDHRDMDSKNPFSMLDSMMFGVRNRMEDMHRNFENLSTDSNGNTNAHSFSSSSVMTYSKVGDEPPKVFQASSQTRRAPGGIKETRQSLKDSESGLEKMSIGHHIQDRGHVVEKKHNKRTGERELNQDFQNLDESEAQSFDEEWQQEVFKFRPFAPKSHLEAPKPRVVHRAALTAATGPDQGRRDKVKPKPEGRKIHIDDLKVKGSGMAKQ is encoded by the exons ATGGTAACTTCATTAACACCGAGCGCGGGGGGCTGTAACGTTCACACACCGGGTCGTTGGAGCCGCTTCATAGCAGGAgacagaaaatatatatatttcaaactTCACTTTCCCCGTCCAACACCCGTGGAAATGTTTAACAGTCTTCTCAGGGAATTTGACGAGGACCCTTTCTTCTC GGATCCATTCCAGGCACACAATACCCGTGTACAACAGATGATGCGGAGTTTCTCAGAGCCCTTCGGTCGGGACTTCATGCCCAGTCTGACTGGCGGGCGGGAAAGGGGCCACGTATCCGGGGGCCAACTCAACACTAGCATGGTGCCACGGGAGGACCACAGG GACATGGATTCGAAGAATCCATTCAGTATGTTGGACAGCATGATGTTCGGCGTGAGGAACAGGATGGAGGACATGCACAGAAACTTT GAGAACCTGTCCACAGACTCGAACGGCAACACCAACGCCCACTCATTCAGCTCTTCCTCAGTGATGACCTATTCCAAGGTTGGAGATGAACCCCCCAAAGTGTTCCAGGCCTCCTCCCAGACACGGCGCGCCCCTGGCGGG ATTAAGGAGACTCGGCAGTCCCTGAAGGACTCAGAGAGTGGTCTGGAGAAGATGTCCATTGGACACCACATCCAGGACCGAGGACACGTGGTGGAGAAAAAACACAACAAGAGGACAGGGGAACGGGAGCTCAACCAGGACTTCCAGAATCTGGATGAAT CCGAGGCGCAGTCCTTTGACGAAGAGTGGCAGCAAGAGGTGTTTAAATTCCGACCATTTGCCCCCAAGTCCCATCTGGAGGCCCCCAAGCCTAGGGTGGTGCATCGGGCAGCCCTCACTGCCGCCACCGGCCCCGACCAGGGACGTAG GGACAAAGTAAAACCAAAACCTGAAGGAAGGAAAATACACATCGACGATCTCAAAGTCAAAGGATCAGGCATGGCGAAGCAGTAG
- the LOC139382484 gene encoding mediator of RNA polymerase II transcription subunit 29-like, whose protein sequence is MAAQQQPGGPIPQVGMQQAATLQQQQLSQQQDFDPVHRFKMLIPQLKESLQNVMKIASLNLGHNTSIDNGIKSSDASVQRFDKSLEEFYALCDQLELCLRLAYECLSQSIDSAKHSPNLVPTATKPDTVQTESLSYSQYLSMIKSQISCAKDIHNALLECSKKIAGKGQQQGIL, encoded by the exons ATGGCAGCGCAGCAACAACCCGGTGGACCGATTCCACAAGTTGGAATGCAGCAAGCTGCTACACTTCAACAACAGCAGTTGAGTCAACAGCAAGATTTCGACCCAGTTCATCGATTCAAAATGCTTATTCCACAATTAAAAGAGAGCCTCCAG AATGTCATGAAGATTGCCTCTTTAAATTTGGGGCATAATACATCAATTGACAATGGCAT AAAGAGCAGCGATGCCAGTGTACAGCGGTTTGACAAGAGTCTGGAAGAGTTTTATGCCCTGTGCGATCAGCTGGAGCTCTGCTTA CGGCTTGCCTACGAGTGCTTATCCCAGAGCATTGACAGTGCCAAGCACTCTCCTAACTTGGTCCCAACAGCCACCAAGCCTGACACCGTACAGACTGAGTCCCTGTCCTACTCACAGTACCTCAGCATGATCAAGTCACAGATCTCCTGCGCCAAAGACATTCACAACGCTCTATTGGAGTGCTCCAAGAAAATTGCAGGAAAGGGCCAGCAGCAAGGAATCCTGTAG